The Nitrospirota bacterium genome includes the window TCCACTACAGCATCATCTTCCTGTGGATTTTCTGCTATGTCAAGCCCATACGATGGTGAACAGCCGCCTCCCTCGTATAGAGAAAGCCTCAGACCCCAGCCGTCCTTTCCTTCCTTGGCCAGAAACTCCTTGGCCTTATCAGCCGCCTGTAATGTTACTGTAACCATAATTCTCCTCCTTCACTGTTAAATAGATATTATAAATATTAACCATTTAATATTGTAAAAAGCAAATACAGCGTCTCATGGAATCTTATGGGAAGTAGGGCTAACTTGACTTACAGAGGGCATTTTTCTTATTATTGACATGTTGCGCCTGTAGCTCAGCTGGATAGAGCGGAGGTCTCCGGAACCTCAGGTCGGGGGTTCGAATCCTCTCAGGCGCGCCAAAGCGATTGAAGATTTTTTTAGATATCTCAGACCTGCAGTCAATAACGATAATCTAAGATTACACTTTGTGGGCCGTTAGCTCAGTTGGTAGAGCAGCTGACTCTTAATCAGCGGGTCGGGGGTTCGAATCCCTCACGGCTCACCATAATAACAATCGACTGGTTTCAACAACTCTGCAGCAGATAACCTTAGCGCCCCTCGGAAAGCCCTTCCTTTATGGAATTTTGTATTTATATGGGTGTATTATATGTAAAAGGAATATCCAGATAAACCATCCCGAAGGCTTTCGGGAGAGGCACAGAGAAGTCTGGATTCCTTGCACAACACATTCTGTTGTCAACGAGCTGGCAATAACGGAGGATACGGATGAAACGAGTGCTGCTTACAGGTGCTGCCGGGCTTATAGGTAACAGGATAACCCACCTGCTGCTTGAACAGGGTCATGAAGTGACCGGCATTGACAATATGAACGATTATTATGATCCGCGGCTGAAGGAGTGGAGACTTGAAACCCTTTCGCAGTATAAAAACTTCTCTGTCTTCAGGGCAGACATCACTGACCTGGTCTTTCTGAAAGACCTGTTTACAAAACACCCTTTTGATGTAGTCATAAACATGGCGGCAAGGGCAGGAGTCAGGGCATCTGTGGAAGACCCGTGGGTCTATCTCGACACCAATATAAAGGGCACCCTCAACCTCCTCGAATGCTGCAGGGACGTTGGCATAAAAAAGGTCATCCAGGCCTCGACTTCAAGCCTGTACAGCTTTAACGAGATGCCCTTTGTGGAGACCCAGCGGAGCGATACCCCGCTTTCACCCTATGGAGCAACCAAGAAGGGGGCGGAAGTGCTCAGTTACACCTACCACTACCTCTTTGGAATCAATGTAACGATACCAAGGTATTTTACTGTTTACGGGCCTGCCGGAAGGCCGGACATGAGCATATTCAAGTTCATGAGAAATATCGACACCAACAAGCCGATTCCTGTTTTCGGAGATGGTAAACAGACAAGGGACTTTACATATATTGACGATATAGCTGAAGGGACTGTCAGGTGTATTGACCTTGAGGGTTATGAGATAATAAACTTCGGAAACGACAACTCGGTGCAGCTTATGTATGTCATAAACCTTATAGAAGATGCCCTTGGGAAAAAGGCTGAAATAAAATGGCTGGAGCGCCATCCTGCTGATGTGACGGCTACCTGGGCCGGGATTGAAAAGGCAAAGAAAATGCTCGGGTGGAGACCGGTGGTCAAGATCGAGGAAGGCATTGAAAAAACCGTAAGGTGGTACAGGGACAACAGGGATTTCATCCTGTCCCTGAAGGAGGTAGCTTGAGATATTTATACCTGATTTTCCTGCTCTCTGCATTACTCTTTCTGCCCTCCTGCAGTGGAAAGAAAGAGGTAAAGGAGGCCCTGACCGGAGATGCCGCAATTGCAGAAGAGGCAATCTCTCTTGCAGAAAGTATTAAGGAGGCATATCTGAAAAAGGATAAAGCCGCATTAAAAACCCTCTGCACACGGAATGGTTATCTCGTACTTATCGGCAGCATGAGGAATTTTGACTCTGCAGAGGTAGAGTTCACACCAAGGCGTGTTGATATTGAAAACAACAGGGTCATGCTGTACATGGAGTGGGAGGGAAAGTGGTTTTTAAACGGGAAGGAATTCCCCGAGAAGGGCCTTGCAGTATTTGAGCTTAAAGGCTCTCCGCTGAAACTCAATGATATACTAAGGGCAAATCCCTTCAGACAGCCGGAGGGGTGATTTTCAATCAATGACAGCTACTGCAGGAACTGCCGCTGCTGCACGAAGAACAGCCTGATGAACCGGCAAAGGGCTTATCCACACCGCTCATCCCAAATACAGAGACTTTCTTCCTGACATTCTCACTGCTGCACTCCGGGCACGTCACCTTCCGGGAGCCAAACACGAGCATCTCAAACTCGGCCTTACAGTCCCGGCACTCATATTCATAAATCGGCATAATCTTTTCCTTTTCCCGAGTCTTTTATACCTGAATTCCTCAGCATATATTATCATGTTTCAAACCCCGCTTACAATATTGACGATAAAAAAACCTCAAACACAGGAGTGAAGACTCTGTCATATCGCTTCCAACAACCTTTTATAACTGTCGCCGGGTCTTATAAACCGGTCTGAGTCCGTAAAATCAGGAACTTTGATTGCTTATTTCAACAATCCCTCTTCAACAACCTCTATGGCATGAAAAACCCGTGCAGACGGGACGGACTTTGATAACTGGAAGAGGCATCCGGGGCATGAGGTGACGAGTATTTCCGCCCCTGTCTTTTCAAACTCCTCAACCCGCCTCTTCAAGAGTGCGTCGGAGAGGGCCCTGAACGAGAGCGAAAACGTGCCGGCCATCCCGCAGCAACCCTTCTCCATATCCACAATATCAACACCTATTGACCTCAACAATTCCCTTGGCTCAGCATACTGCCCCAGACCGTAAAGCGCATGGCAGGGGTCGTGATAGGCTGCCCTTACATCAAGGGCCGGTTTTGCCTTGATCTTGTCGGACAGAAAAGTGACTGCATCAACGGCATCAATACCATCACCTGTCAACTCCCGGTAATGTTCTCCCAGTGTAATCACACACGTAGGGCATAATGAGACGATTGCATCTGCCTTTAATCCTTTTAATGCCTCGATATTTCTGCGGGCAAATTTCACGGCATCATCCGTCAATCCCAAAGCCCGCAGGGGCGCACCGCAGCATACCTCCCTCTTTGGTAACACCACCTCATAACCAAGTGCATTACAGACCCTGATAAAAGACTCTCCCAGATGGGGGTATACATAGTTGACACTGCAGCCGGAAAACAGAAGGACCCTGCCCCTTTTATCCCTGATATCGGCAGGACTGAAGACTGTGCCCACATCTTTCAATGTATATTCCGCCGGCTTCAATGTCCCCTCTGCAAGCCCTGTCCGGGCAAGCAGGGGACCAAGAAACGGCTGGGTCAACCTGAAAAACCTGAAACTGAGACCCGGCCTCTTCAGCACAAACCTCAGGACACGTCTCAGGGTACGCCCCCCCCTGTCCGCCTCTCTCAAAACTCCCCTTCCGTAATACATGGCTTCCAGAATATTCACACCGGCTGAACACTGCCGGCTGCACGCACCACAGAGGAGACAACTGAAAACCCTGTCGGCCATGGCCTGTGTGGGCTCCAGTTCTCCGGAGGAAAGCGCCCACAAAAGTCTTAACCGACCACGGGGACCAAGGGGTTCTGAATGCTTCAGGGAATAGGTGGGACATGTGGCCTTACAGCTTCCGCAACGGACACATTTCTTCAGCTCTTTATGATACTTTTCCTCAGGGTTCATAATCTGCATATATCCGCGGCTCTATCTGTTCAGCTTGCCGCTCTTAAACCCCTCAAGATCAAGGGAGATATATTTATAGCCAAGACCCCTCAGATATGCAACCACGTCCTTCCTCAGAAAGGGGTCAAAAAACCTCCCGACATCCTCCACGCGCACCTCTATCCTTGCCAGGTCACCATGATGCCTCACCCTGAAGCCGCTGAATCCCAGGCTTTTGAGAAAGGACTCTGCCTCCTCCACCATTATAAGCTCCTCTTCGGTTATCGGAAACCCGTAGGGGAATCTTGAAGAAAGACACGGTGAGGCCGGCCGGTTCCAGGTCCTAAGGCCAAGGGCCTTTGATATCTCCCTGATATCCTCCTTTGTAAACCGCGCCTCTATAAGGGGGCTCCTGACACCGTGCAGGTCTCTTGCCCTCAGTCCGGGCCGGTAATCCTTCAGGTCGTCAAGGTTGCTCCCCTCAACAACCCACTGATACCCCTCTTTGAGGGCAAGGGTTTTCAGTTCGCCAAAGAGTGTATCCTTGCAAAAGAAACACCTCTCCCGGTTATTCTCCCTGAACTCCCGCCTCTGCATCTCGGAGGTCTGAATAATACGGTGCGGAAGCCCTATTTCCGAGGCCATAGAGATGGCCTCATTCAGGTCAGCAGAAGGTGTGGTTGGTGACTTCCCGGTAACTGCAAGGGCCTTTATGTTGCTGTCTTTTGCGGCCTTTATGAGGAGGGTGCTGTCAACACCCCCGGAGCAGGCGACAACTGCACTGTCAAGACTTCTCAGTATGCTCAGCAGTTTTTTATATCGTTGCATCAAATTAAAAGTTTCTAAACGGACTTTCTACACAACAGTAATATTATAATTCTCCTGGTGTATACGCAGATCAACCTTGACGATTATCTCCACTTCCCGCTTCTTCTCAATCTCTTCCACCGCGTATCTATCTTCATCCGAGAGGAGCTCTGCAACATCGGGATGAGTTGTGATTATCAGTTTTGCCCCCCTCTGAATGCTCATGCGGTTTATCTTCCGGAATATCTCAAAGCATATCGTCCTTGGTGAAAGCACAAACCCCTTGCCCTCACAATACGGACAGGCATCGCAAAGGGTCCTGCCAAGGCTCTCCCGCACCCTCTTCCGGGTCATCTGTATGAGGCCGAGTTCGGAAATATTAAAGATGGTATTCCTGGCCTTGTCCTTCTTCATTGCATCCTTAAAGGCATTAAAAACCTTCTCACGGTTTACAAGGTCTTCCATATCAATGAAATCAATGATTATAATCCCGCCGAGATTTCTGAGCCTTATCTGATAGGCTATCTCCTTGACAGCCTCCAGATTCGT containing:
- a CDS encoding iron-sulfur cluster assembly accessory protein, whose translation is MVTVTLQAADKAKEFLAKEGKDGWGLRLSLYEGGGCSPSYGLDIAENPQEDDAVVEQNGLKVFIDKEASAALTGMEIDYVDDGSVQGFVLKGGEQPSCGPSCSSCG
- a CDS encoding GDP-mannose 4,6-dehydratase, producing the protein MKRVLLTGAAGLIGNRITHLLLEQGHEVTGIDNMNDYYDPRLKEWRLETLSQYKNFSVFRADITDLVFLKDLFTKHPFDVVINMAARAGVRASVEDPWVYLDTNIKGTLNLLECCRDVGIKKVIQASTSSLYSFNEMPFVETQRSDTPLSPYGATKKGAEVLSYTYHYLFGINVTIPRYFTVYGPAGRPDMSIFKFMRNIDTNKPIPVFGDGKQTRDFTYIDDIAEGTVRCIDLEGYEIINFGNDNSVQLMYVINLIEDALGKKAEIKWLERHPADVTATWAGIEKAKKMLGWRPVVKIEEGIEKTVRWYRDNRDFILSLKEVA
- a CDS encoding zinc ribbon domain-containing protein, encoding MPIYEYECRDCKAEFEMLVFGSRKVTCPECSSENVRKKVSVFGMSGVDKPFAGSSGCSSCSSGSSCSSCH
- a CDS encoding (Fe-S)-binding protein; protein product: MNPEEKYHKELKKCVRCGSCKATCPTYSLKHSEPLGPRGRLRLLWALSSGELEPTQAMADRVFSCLLCGACSRQCSAGVNILEAMYYGRGVLREADRGGRTLRRVLRFVLKRPGLSFRFFRLTQPFLGPLLARTGLAEGTLKPAEYTLKDVGTVFSPADIRDKRGRVLLFSGCSVNYVYPHLGESFIRVCNALGYEVVLPKREVCCGAPLRALGLTDDAVKFARRNIEALKGLKADAIVSLCPTCVITLGEHYRELTGDGIDAVDAVTFLSDKIKAKPALDVRAAYHDPCHALYGLGQYAEPRELLRSIGVDIVDMEKGCCGMAGTFSLSFRALSDALLKRRVEEFEKTGAEILVTSCPGCLFQLSKSVPSARVFHAIEVVEEGLLK
- the larE gene encoding ATP-dependent sacrificial sulfur transferase LarE is translated as MQRYKKLLSILRSLDSAVVACSGGVDSTLLIKAAKDSNIKALAVTGKSPTTPSADLNEAISMASEIGLPHRIIQTSEMQRREFRENNRERCFFCKDTLFGELKTLALKEGYQWVVEGSNLDDLKDYRPGLRARDLHGVRSPLIEARFTKEDIREISKALGLRTWNRPASPCLSSRFPYGFPITEEELIMVEEAESFLKSLGFSGFRVRHHGDLARIEVRVEDVGRFFDPFLRKDVVAYLRGLGYKYISLDLEGFKSGKLNR